In a genomic window of Primulina huaijiensis isolate GDHJ02 chromosome 10, ASM1229523v2, whole genome shotgun sequence:
- the LOC140986918 gene encoding uncharacterized protein codes for MFPLKLVRSIVFGDSSIPSNPLLLGQNQHFLQNANLDDTGDDPSNTTISAHSRSRVPLMLFVPTQELVKDTYRLAKIARDIGMDLNFNPSISHVIFSWPSPSPPPPPPSQSSSYSSSSSSSSSSSSSCASTSSSSSSSHCWSLASDSVPLPFPSFATASLSHLRLLTKLSKGCFKLVFLKIDCSPLEKIESLSNNNWHCTSLSLIFTRTGEKIELMDGFSKALLGMGWTLFKTNNNGNASQNSLNREVYLYRKTDLNRLCIVKQHPSVNGDSRESCRVRELRLPLLDFRNTPLRILQYILLMTDDIFYLA; via the coding sequence ATGTTTCCGCTGAAACTTGTGAGATCCATAGTGTTCGGTGATAGTAGTATCCCTAGTAACCCTCTTCTTCTTGGCCAAAACCAACATTTTCTTCAAAATGCCAATCTTGATGATACTGGTGATGATCCCAGTAACACCACCATTTCAGCGCATTCGAGAAGTAGAGTCCCATTGATGCTATTTGTTCCAACGCAAGAACTGGTTAAAGATACTTACAGATTGGCCAAGATTGCCAGAGATATTGGAATGGATCTCAACTTTAATCCGTCTATCTCTCACGTAATCTTTTCATGGCCGTCACcgtcaccaccaccaccaccaccatctCAATCCTCCTCTTACTCCTCCTCGtcgtcatcatcatcatcatcatcatcatcatgtgcatcaacatcatcatcatcatcatcatcacattGTTGGTCATTGGCAAGCGATAGTGTTCCCCTGCCGTTCCCCTCTTTCGCCACTGCATCACTCTCCCACCTTCGCCTCCTCACTAAGCTCTCCAAAGGGTGTTTCAAGTTGGTTTTCTTGAAAATTGATTGCAGCCCACTTGAAAAAATCGAGTCTTTGAGCAATAATAACTGGCACTGCACCTCACTATCACTGATTTTTACACGCACAGGTGAAAAAATAGAGTTGATGGATGGATTTTCTAAGGCGTTGCTTGGAATGGGATGGACCCTTTTCAAGACTAATAATAATGGAAATGCTTCCCAGAATTCTTTGAACAGGGAAGTTTACTTGTATAGGAAGACAGATTTGAATAGACTTTGTATTGTCAAACAGCATCCGAGTGTGAATGGGGATTCTCGGGAGAGTTGTAGAGTCAGGGAGTTGAGGTTGCCGCTGTTGGACTTCAGAAATACACCTCTGAGGATTCTGCAGTATATACTTCTAATGACTGATGATATTTTCTACCTTGCCTAG
- the LOC140985530 gene encoding RNA polymerase II transcriptional coactivator KIWI-like: MSKRGNKRDEDETLSQNEEPPRKNPKTAAAGSVSDDSDHIHICDLSNNRKVSVRNWQGKIVVDIREFYVKDGKEFPGKKGISLGIDQWNILRDHVDEIDNEVGGKA, encoded by the exons ATGTCGAAGAGGGGAAACAAGAGAGACGAGGATGAAACACTATCCCAAAATGAGGAGCCTCCGAGAAAGAATCCGAAAACGGCCGCCGCCGGTAGCGTTTCTGATGATTCCGACCATATACACATCTGTGAT TTGTCGAATAATCGGAAAGTATCGGTGAGGAACTGGCAAGGGAAGATTGTGGTGGATATTAGGGAGTTTTATGTTAAAGATGGCAAGGAATTTCCTGGAAAAAAGG GCATTTCATTGGGCATTGATCAg TGGAATATCCTTAGAGATCATGTGGATGAAATTGACAATGAAGTTGGAGGGAAAGCATGA
- the LOC140985962 gene encoding auxin-responsive protein SAUR72-like translates to MGVKVSKLSRFVNFPNLKQLKSGSSSVTPRGYIPVAVGVDDETRRFMVHTRALCDSKFLELLGRSEEEYGFCNEGIIRIPYDAKAFEKCMNKGAKNKTFFRVSAHVGIE, encoded by the coding sequence ATGGGGGTGAAAGTGAGTAAACTGAGCAGATTCGTGAACTTTCCCAATCTAAAACAACTAAAATCGGGATCATCTTCAGTGACACCAAGAGGGTATATCCCTGTCGCGGTTGGAGTGGATGATGAAACTAGACGTTTCATGGTTCACACAAGAGCATTGTGTGATTCGAAGTTCTTGGAATTATTGGGTAGATCAGAAGAGGAGTATGGCTTCTGTAATGAAGGAATTATCAGGATTCCTTATGATGCAAAAGCTTTTGAAAAGTGTATGAACAAAGGTGCCAAGAACAAGACTTTTTTCAGGGTTTCAGCCCATGTAGGAATCGAGTGA